The following coding sequences are from one Paenibacillus sp. JDR-2 window:
- a CDS encoding ABC transporter ATP-binding protein, which produces MSEDKKVLVDVQQLKKHFVKSRDAWGRTSEVLKAVDGVSFRINKGETFGLVGESGSGKSTVGRSILRLYDYTDGTVKFDGQDISKLGEKALKPFRRRIQSIFQDPYSSLNPGMSVLDLIGEPMNIHGLYKNVEERKEVIASLLERVGLKREHLYRYPHEFSGGQRQRISIARALSVRPDFVVCDEPISALDVSVQAQVVNMLEDLQAEFGLTYLFIAHDLSMVRHISDRIGVMYHGRLVEIADSDELYENPLHPYTKALLSAIPIPDPRAVVERVIYTPDAATEEAAVLREVRPGHWVALP; this is translated from the coding sequence GTGTCAGAGGATAAAAAAGTGCTGGTGGATGTCCAACAGCTGAAAAAGCATTTTGTGAAGAGCCGCGACGCCTGGGGCCGCACATCGGAAGTACTGAAGGCCGTTGACGGCGTAAGCTTCCGGATCAATAAAGGCGAGACGTTTGGCCTTGTTGGCGAATCCGGCAGCGGTAAATCCACCGTTGGCCGCTCTATACTGCGGTTGTACGATTACACGGATGGGACGGTCAAGTTCGACGGCCAGGATATCTCGAAGCTTGGCGAGAAAGCGCTGAAGCCTTTCCGACGGCGCATTCAATCCATTTTCCAGGATCCCTACTCGTCTCTTAATCCCGGCATGAGCGTGCTGGATTTGATCGGCGAACCGATGAACATCCACGGTCTGTACAAGAATGTAGAGGAACGAAAAGAAGTTATCGCTTCGCTGCTCGAGAGGGTAGGTCTGAAGCGCGAGCATTTATACCGGTATCCGCATGAATTCAGCGGCGGCCAGCGCCAGAGGATCTCCATTGCGCGCGCGTTGTCGGTACGCCCGGATTTCGTGGTCTGCGACGAGCCGATCTCGGCGCTCGACGTGTCCGTGCAAGCACAGGTTGTTAACATGCTTGAAGATTTACAGGCTGAATTCGGTCTGACCTATTTGTTTATTGCTCATGACCTATCCATGGTACGGCATATTTCCGACCGGATTGGCGTGATGTATCACGGACGGCTCGTAGAGATTGCGGACAGCGATGAGTTGTACGAAAATCCTCTTCACCCGTATACGAAGGCGCTGCTGTCCGCGATTCCGATACCGGATCCGCGCGCTGTCGTTGAACGGGTGATCTATACGCCGGATGCTGCCACTGAAGAAGCTGCGGTGCTGCGTGAAGTACGTCCGGGGCATTGGGTCGCTTTACCGTAA
- a CDS encoding DUF6953 family protein, translating into METTTEQHIAEWMVNEIKFRGMLRQEEAIEHVKQQFGEQYIFVNENGNVSLEKEVKKAFRKLHKGRVAWDRDGFFWAWT; encoded by the coding sequence GTGGAAACAACAACCGAGCAGCACATCGCGGAGTGGATGGTTAATGAGATTAAATTTAGAGGGATGCTGCGCCAGGAAGAAGCGATCGAACATGTTAAGCAGCAATTTGGCGAGCAGTATATCTTCGTGAACGAGAACGGGAATGTCTCCTTGGAAAAGGAAGTGAAGAAGGCATTCCGCAAGCTGCATAAAGGACGGGTCGCTTGGGACCGGGACGGCTTCTTCTGGGCGTGGACTTAA
- a CDS encoding patatin-like phospholipase family protein — protein MSAMHDIGLVLEGGGMRGVYTAGVLEYFSEHNVYFPYMIGVSAGACMGASYLSRQLGRNRTVNVEWVSDPRYISWKNLWKKGQLFGMDFIFDEIPNKHVPFDYAAFERSPEEFVIGTTDCETGETVYYRKSEPDFDLLQLLRASSSLPFIAPIAEYGGRKLLDGGISDPIPLRMAESDGYKRNLLILTRNGDYRKSTGKFSWIVQRAYRKYPKLVELMLGRHKRYNGTLDYIAEQEKSGAVFVIRPQETLTVGRMERDPAKLDALYKQGYEDAKRMMPQLRKWMEG, from the coding sequence ATGAGTGCGATGCACGATATCGGGCTGGTACTGGAAGGCGGCGGCATGCGGGGCGTGTATACGGCCGGCGTGCTGGAGTATTTTTCGGAGCATAACGTGTATTTCCCTTATATGATCGGAGTGTCGGCGGGGGCTTGCATGGGGGCGAGTTATCTGTCGAGGCAGCTTGGGCGCAACCGGACCGTCAATGTGGAATGGGTAAGCGATCCGCGGTATATCTCTTGGAAAAACCTTTGGAAGAAGGGGCAGCTCTTCGGCATGGACTTTATCTTCGACGAGATTCCGAATAAGCATGTGCCGTTTGATTACGCGGCTTTCGAGCGGAGCCCGGAGGAGTTCGTCATTGGTACAACCGACTGCGAGACGGGTGAGACGGTCTATTACCGGAAAAGCGAACCGGACTTCGACCTGCTGCAGCTGCTCCGGGCATCCAGCTCGCTTCCTTTTATCGCGCCGATTGCGGAATACGGCGGGCGGAAGCTGCTGGACGGCGGGATCTCCGATCCGATTCCGCTCAGGATGGCTGAAAGCGACGGCTATAAGCGCAATCTGCTTATTCTGACGAGGAACGGGGACTACCGGAAATCGACCGGCAAGTTCAGCTGGATCGTGCAGCGCGCCTACCGGAAATATCCGAAGCTTGTGGAGCTCATGCTGGGGAGGCATAAACGGTATAACGGGACGCTGGATTACATCGCCGAGCAGGAGAAGAGCGGCGCGGTATTTGTGATTCGTCCGCAAGAGACGCTTACGGTGGGAAGAATGGAACGGGATCCGGCGAAGCTTGATGCCTTGTACAAGCAGGGCTACGAGGATGCGAAGCGGATGATGCCGCAGCTGCGGAAATGGATGGAAGGCTAA
- a CDS encoding HPP family protein, producing MNLKTIALCLYVMLIYWLSLHFSFLDTLFFPTLGAFSFLFISRSSTIAEVGRVTFGAVISSAIGTVLYYIYPSPISLFINVVITIWLINKFKWNAPPIVAVALIPFFSHSAHHWFIPVSVCAALLGLMLVLYVVQQIESRRSQVYESESTAA from the coding sequence ATGAACTTGAAAACAATCGCACTATGCCTTTACGTAATGCTTATTTACTGGCTTTCCCTGCATTTCAGCTTTCTGGATACGCTGTTCTTCCCGACCCTTGGCGCATTTAGCTTTCTCTTTATCTCCCGCTCGTCAACGATAGCGGAAGTGGGAAGAGTCACCTTTGGCGCAGTTATCTCCTCTGCCATTGGAACAGTGCTGTACTACATTTATCCAAGCCCGATTTCGCTGTTTATTAACGTAGTTATTACAATCTGGCTAATTAATAAATTCAAGTGGAATGCTCCGCCGATTGTGGCCGTAGCGCTAATTCCGTTTTTCTCGCACTCTGCCCACCATTGGTTTATCCCGGTGTCCGTCTGCGCGGCGCTGCTTGGTCTGATGCTTGTGCTGTACGTTGTCCAGCAAATCGAGAGCAGACGTTCGCAGGTATACGAATCCGAATCCACGGCCGCTTAA
- a CDS encoding aldo/keto reductase: MRTIKLGSTALEVPVVAVGCMRINSLDKAGAERFVQTALEQGANFFDHADIYGAGTCEEIFAEAIHMNDSVRENIILQSKCGIKPGVMFDFSKEHILASTDAILKRLKTDYLDILLLHRPDALVEPDEVAEAFDRLESSGKVRHFGVSNQNPMQIELLKKSVKQPIVANQLQLSITNANMISNGINVNMENSSAINRDGSILDYCRLNDITVQPWSPFQYGFFEGVFLDNDKFPELNKAIDAIAGKYDVSNTTIAIAWLLRHPAKMQPVIGSMNIERLKDCIKAADITLTREEWYEIYRAAGNILP; encoded by the coding sequence ATGAGAACCATTAAACTCGGAAGCACTGCGCTTGAGGTACCGGTAGTTGCGGTTGGCTGTATGCGTATCAATTCCTTGGATAAAGCAGGGGCAGAGCGTTTTGTCCAAACGGCGCTGGAGCAAGGGGCGAACTTCTTCGACCATGCCGACATCTACGGTGCCGGCACATGCGAGGAAATCTTTGCGGAAGCGATTCATATGAACGACAGCGTTCGTGAAAATATTATTTTGCAGTCCAAATGCGGAATTAAGCCGGGCGTTATGTTCGACTTCTCGAAAGAGCATATCCTCGCTTCGACGGACGCGATCCTGAAGCGTCTCAAAACCGACTACCTCGACATCCTGCTCCTGCACCGTCCGGATGCGCTTGTTGAGCCGGATGAAGTAGCTGAAGCGTTCGACCGTCTGGAAAGCTCCGGCAAAGTACGCCACTTCGGCGTATCGAACCAAAACCCGATGCAAATCGAGCTGCTCAAAAAATCGGTGAAACAACCGATCGTGGCGAACCAGCTTCAACTCAGCATCACGAACGCAAACATGATCTCGAACGGCATTAACGTCAACATGGAGAACAGCTCCGCAATTAACCGCGACGGCAGCATCCTGGACTACTGCCGCCTGAACGACATTACGGTTCAGCCTTGGTCGCCATTCCAATACGGCTTCTTCGAAGGCGTATTCCTGGATAACGACAAGTTCCCTGAGCTGAACAAAGCCATCGACGCGATTGCCGGCAAGTATGACGTGAGCAATACAACGATTGCCATTGCATGGCTGCTCCGCCATCCTGCCAAAATGCAGCCGGTTATCGGCTCGATGAACATCGAGCGTCTGAAGGATTGCATAAAAGCAGCCGACATTACGCTTACCCGCGAAGAATGGTACGAAATCTACCGCGCGGCAGGCAATATTTTGCCATAA
- a CDS encoding DUF4395 domain-containing protein — MSRPTVNLSYECVDEVPLHRVRGNQLGILLSVIATVLTQQWWILILPLAVQLVSRTYGVKYNLFVRLFSPLLPVSRRTEARELLRFNNLLVILFLVVTLAAHYLGLTVLSYIALGMLTAAVVAALSGFCLGCFMYFQYKQFRLRRAAKARAASQ; from the coding sequence ATGTCTCGGCCTACCGTTAACCTCAGTTACGAATGTGTGGATGAAGTGCCCCTGCACCGCGTCCGCGGCAATCAGCTTGGCATTCTGTTAAGCGTGATCGCAACGGTTTTGACCCAGCAGTGGTGGATTCTGATTCTGCCGCTGGCCGTTCAGCTCGTCAGCCGTACGTACGGAGTCAAATATAACCTGTTTGTCCGCCTGTTCTCGCCCTTGCTCCCGGTGAGCCGGCGGACCGAAGCCCGCGAGCTGCTGCGCTTTAACAATCTGCTCGTGATTCTGTTTCTTGTCGTCACCCTTGCCGCCCATTATCTTGGGTTGACGGTTCTGTCTTACATCGCTCTTGGCATGCTGACTGCCGCCGTTGTGGCTGCCTTAAGCGGCTTCTGCCTCGGCTGCTTCATGTACTTCCAATACAAGCAGTTCCGGCTGCGCCGGGCCGCGAAAGCGAGAGCCGCATCCCAATAA
- a CDS encoding ABC transporter permease, whose protein sequence is MRQLIARRLLQTIPLLLFVSIACFALIKLAPGDPVLSFVTPNMHPEDIERIRHNLGLDKPAYIQYLLWIKELFQGNLGYSLVNHQPVMDQILDRLPATAGLMASAIALSVLIAIPLGLTAGANRNRWQDKIINLISYVGISVPLFYLAILLIYLFAIELHWLPIMGMRTIGVHSAWDVVKHGILPCAVLAFGFLSVYVRYIRSSTIGQLKEDYVQIQYAFGASRRQVLFRHVMKHVLLPVITLLGMSMADLVTGAIVTETVFSWPGIGSLGMTAVKGMDYPVIMGITLFSALFLILGNLLADILYGFADPRIKSTR, encoded by the coding sequence ATGAGACAACTCATCGCTAGACGCTTACTGCAGACGATTCCGCTCTTGCTCTTCGTCTCGATCGCCTGCTTTGCCTTAATCAAGCTGGCTCCTGGAGACCCTGTTCTATCCTTCGTGACGCCAAACATGCATCCCGAGGATATTGAACGTATCCGTCATAATCTCGGGCTGGACAAGCCTGCATATATTCAATATTTACTGTGGATCAAGGAGCTGTTCCAAGGCAATCTTGGTTACTCGCTCGTGAATCACCAGCCGGTGATGGATCAAATCCTTGACCGTCTGCCTGCAACCGCGGGACTGATGGCTAGCGCCATCGCGCTGTCCGTCCTGATTGCCATTCCGCTTGGCCTTACTGCCGGAGCGAATCGTAACCGCTGGCAGGACAAGATCATTAATCTGATCTCTTACGTCGGCATTTCGGTCCCCCTGTTCTACCTGGCTATTTTACTTATCTACTTATTTGCGATTGAACTGCACTGGCTTCCGATTATGGGCATGCGGACGATTGGCGTCCATTCCGCGTGGGACGTCGTTAAGCACGGTATTCTGCCATGCGCCGTTCTGGCATTTGGTTTCCTGTCCGTCTATGTGCGTTACATCCGTTCCAGCACGATCGGTCAGCTTAAGGAAGATTATGTTCAGATTCAATACGCCTTTGGCGCATCGCGCCGGCAAGTGCTGTTCCGCCACGTCATGAAGCATGTTCTGCTGCCGGTTATTACGCTGCTCGGCATGTCCATGGCGGATCTGGTTACCGGCGCGATCGTAACGGAAACCGTCTTTTCCTGGCCGGGCATCGGCTCGCTTGGCATGACGGCCGTCAAAGGGATGGATTATCCCGTTATTATGGGCATTACGCTGTTCTCCGCCTTGTTCCTGATCCTTGGCAACTTGCTTGCGGATATTTTATACGGATTCGCCGATCCGAGAATCAAATCAACGAGGTGA
- a CDS encoding ABC transporter ATP-binding protein produces MADRLLTVNNLQVSFHTRSGENKAVRGVSLHIDQGETIGIVGESGSGKSVTAKAIMAMIPPPGEIISGDITFAGEKLNDLPERKWRQIRGNRIAMVFQDPMTSLNPVKKIGDQMTEVIRRHRGLSKEAALKEAIEMLRQVGINEPERRVQQYPHEFSGGMRQRVMIAMALSCQPELLIADEPTTALDVTIQAQILDLLKELKAKTSASIALITHDLGVVAQVCSRVIVMYGGMVMEEGTVEDIFYNSKHPYTQGLLRSVPQRQGGSRERLVPIEGSPPDLLDPPPGCPFMERCPHAMPKCAELPPHFQIGEGHRALCWLNDAEIQAELARHPEIEGSAARVRG; encoded by the coding sequence ATGGCAGACAGGCTGCTAACCGTCAATAACCTACAAGTATCATTCCATACCCGCAGCGGAGAAAATAAAGCGGTTCGCGGCGTCAGCCTTCATATCGATCAAGGCGAGACGATCGGCATCGTTGGCGAATCCGGCAGCGGCAAGAGCGTCACCGCCAAAGCGATTATGGCGATGATTCCGCCTCCGGGCGAGATTATAAGCGGCGACATAACCTTTGCCGGCGAGAAGTTGAACGACCTGCCAGAACGCAAATGGCGCCAGATTCGGGGCAACCGGATCGCGATGGTATTCCAGGATCCCATGACCTCGCTTAATCCGGTTAAGAAAATTGGCGATCAGATGACGGAGGTTATCCGCAGGCATCGCGGTCTAAGCAAGGAAGCCGCGCTGAAAGAAGCCATTGAAATGCTCCGTCAGGTCGGTATTAACGAACCTGAGCGCCGCGTCCAGCAATATCCGCATGAATTCAGCGGCGGCATGCGTCAGCGCGTTATGATCGCAATGGCGTTATCCTGTCAGCCGGAGCTCCTGATCGCCGATGAACCAACAACGGCTCTCGACGTAACTATTCAGGCACAGATTCTCGATCTGCTGAAGGAATTGAAAGCTAAGACCAGCGCTTCTATCGCGTTAATTACCCACGACCTTGGCGTAGTCGCCCAGGTATGCAGCCGCGTTATCGTGATGTACGGCGGCATGGTCATGGAAGAAGGAACGGTTGAAGATATTTTCTATAACTCCAAGCATCCGTACACGCAGGGTCTGTTGCGTTCGGTACCGCAGCGGCAAGGCGGCTCGCGCGAACGTCTGGTGCCGATTGAAGGCTCCCCGCCGGATCTGCTCGACCCGCCGCCGGGCTGTCCGTTTATGGAACGCTGTCCGCATGCGATGCCGAAATGCGCGGAGCTTCCGCCTCATTTTCAGATCGGCGAAGGCCATCGTGCCCTCTGCTGGCTGAACGATGCCGAGATTCAGGCTGAATTAGCGCGCCATCCGGAAATCGAAGGGAGCGCTGCCCGTGTCAGAGGATAA
- a CDS encoding ABC transporter permease, whose amino-acid sequence MNRTKWRNAGLELVRSKMGIVAIAILVIFILGAIFAFLSPKDPNALDALQRLKSPSSAHWFGTDDYGRDYFARALYGGRVSLMVGFSAMVLATTIGTIVGVVSGYFGGWIDNLLMRLLEVILSIPTFLLMLLLSVFLKPNLTSIVFIIGLLMWMNMSRIIRAETMTLLEREYVLYAKASGQNHLGIIIRHIFPSLVPVIIVAATNNVASAIMMESTLSFLGFGVQAPNATWGSMLNNAQGYIAQAPYLALFPGLFILLTVLSFNILGDILRVGFEPKLGKR is encoded by the coding sequence ATGAATCGGACCAAATGGCGAAATGCGGGCCTCGAGCTCGTTCGAAGCAAAATGGGGATCGTCGCAATCGCGATTCTCGTTATTTTCATACTGGGAGCGATCTTTGCTTTTCTCTCCCCCAAAGATCCCAACGCACTGGATGCCTTGCAGCGACTGAAGTCGCCTAGCTCCGCGCATTGGTTCGGAACCGACGACTACGGCCGCGATTACTTCGCCCGCGCCTTGTACGGCGGACGCGTCTCCCTGATGGTCGGCTTCTCCGCCATGGTTCTGGCAACCACGATCGGCACGATCGTTGGGGTTGTCAGCGGCTACTTCGGCGGCTGGATCGATAACCTGCTGATGCGTTTGCTGGAAGTCATTTTGTCGATTCCGACCTTCCTGCTCATGCTTTTGCTAAGCGTCTTCCTGAAGCCGAACCTGACCAGTATCGTCTTTATTATCGGACTTCTGATGTGGATGAACATGTCCCGTATCATACGGGCCGAAACAATGACGCTTCTGGAGCGCGAGTACGTGCTGTATGCGAAAGCCTCCGGTCAGAATCACTTGGGCATTATTATCCGTCATATTTTCCCGAGCCTTGTTCCGGTCATTATCGTTGCCGCAACGAACAACGTGGCTTCCGCGATTATGATGGAATCAACCCTCAGCTTCCTCGGATTCGGGGTGCAGGCTCCAAACGCGACGTGGGGAAGCATGCTTAACAATGCGCAGGGCTATATCGCGCAAGCGCCTTACCTTGCGTTGTTCCCGGGTTTATTCATTCTGCTGACGGTGCTCAGCTTTAATATTCTAGGCGATATATTGCGCGTTGGCTTCGAACCGAAGCTTGGCAAGCGGTAA
- a CDS encoding FusB/FusC family EF-G-binding protein, producing MSTPFIRNHQLNLIKKQVGELQKACSTVSDLKVIASVRSNTPFKVMEAFPGATEAEQQLLESFATLNTPQEFQGYLRSLEEYVKPFDTVEEKQLKKLFPKAKKLKVPDLAAIDLRYVTYLGWTDIATNKMYLAYHLNGRLVGVEGRFTPVQKKSVCFLCNRHEEVALFSAVTKSRPANASPDYYKAIGNYMCVNSERCNNNITDVTVLERFISDIVL from the coding sequence ATGAGTACACCATTTATTAGAAACCATCAACTGAATTTGATTAAGAAGCAAGTAGGAGAGCTGCAGAAGGCCTGCAGCACGGTATCCGATCTTAAGGTTATTGCATCCGTACGGTCAAACACGCCTTTTAAAGTGATGGAAGCATTCCCGGGGGCAACGGAGGCCGAGCAGCAACTGCTCGAAAGCTTTGCGACGTTAAATACCCCGCAGGAGTTTCAAGGTTACCTGAGGTCGCTTGAGGAATACGTGAAGCCGTTCGATACCGTCGAGGAGAAGCAGCTGAAGAAGCTGTTCCCGAAGGCCAAAAAGCTGAAGGTTCCCGATCTCGCGGCAATTGATCTGCGTTATGTGACTTATCTGGGCTGGACGGATATCGCAACGAATAAAATGTATCTCGCGTATCATCTGAATGGCCGGCTTGTAGGCGTGGAAGGCAGATTTACGCCCGTGCAGAAGAAGAGCGTATGTTTTCTGTGCAACCGGCATGAGGAAGTGGCATTGTTCTCGGCCGTTACGAAGTCGAGACCGGCTAATGCTTCGCCGGATTACTACAAGGCCATCGGCAATTACATGTGCGTGAACAGCGAGAGATGCAACAACAATATTACCGATGTGACGGTGTTGGAACGGTTTATTTCCGATATCGTTCTTTAA
- a CDS encoding MATE family efflux transporter, with amino-acid sequence MGIGRPRLRGKHEAFLEKHFTGVSIDYRQIIALFIPILIDQAFLVGLNLVNTAMVSSSGVDAVSAVNMVDSLNIFLISVFIAVSTGGTVVVAQYKGSGNHQMVSKSAASSVSSVTLVAFAISLIVVVFHSQMLNLLFGAASPEVFQEGRTYLIGSGLSYVGIAMMEAVCGALRGIGRSRASLMLSLVMNLTYVLLNIVFINLMNMGVLGLAISVNISRYAAAILAIVYLVKIDTSLRLRLRDMLSVNFSMLRKILFVGLPFAAEQMFFNGGKIVTQTFVVGLGTFAIATNAISGSLANVLQIPSNALAITAITVIGQCMGQRNIEDARKFTRSFLWLSTACLFVMACLMLPLFYPLVGLFHPPAEIVDDILIITIINALMQVVFWSISFIMPSALRAAGDSKFTSVVSLLSMWLFRIVLGYLLAIVFDFGIIGVWLAMNLEWGVRGAIFLWRFRGKKWYRHRLID; translated from the coding sequence ATGGGTATAGGACGACCCAGACTGAGAGGGAAGCATGAGGCTTTCCTGGAAAAGCACTTCACGGGAGTGTCGATTGATTACCGGCAAATTATTGCCTTGTTTATTCCGATTTTGATTGACCAGGCGTTTCTCGTTGGCCTCAACCTGGTGAATACGGCAATGGTCAGCTCGTCTGGCGTGGACGCGGTCAGTGCCGTCAACATGGTCGATTCGCTGAACATCTTCCTGATCAGCGTTTTTATCGCCGTATCGACCGGGGGAACGGTTGTTGTTGCGCAATACAAAGGCAGCGGCAATCATCAGATGGTATCGAAGTCTGCGGCGAGCTCCGTCTCGTCGGTTACGCTTGTCGCTTTTGCAATCAGCCTGATTGTTGTGGTGTTCCATAGCCAGATGCTCAATCTGCTGTTTGGAGCGGCTTCGCCGGAGGTATTCCAGGAGGGGCGGACGTATCTGATCGGCAGCGGCTTGTCTTACGTCGGCATCGCGATGATGGAGGCGGTATGCGGGGCGCTTCGCGGTATCGGAAGAAGCCGGGCATCGCTGATGCTGTCGCTTGTCATGAACCTGACGTACGTGCTGCTCAACATCGTCTTTATTAACCTGATGAATATGGGCGTGCTGGGGCTGGCCATCTCCGTCAATATTTCGCGGTATGCGGCAGCTATTCTGGCCATTGTCTACCTCGTAAAGATTGATACGAGCCTGAGACTTCGCCTTCGGGATATGCTGTCGGTCAATTTTTCGATGCTTCGGAAAATCCTGTTCGTTGGACTGCCGTTTGCGGCAGAGCAGATGTTCTTTAACGGCGGCAAAATCGTTACCCAAACGTTTGTCGTTGGTCTGGGTACCTTTGCTATCGCAACCAACGCGATTAGCGGCTCGCTCGCCAACGTGCTGCAGATTCCGTCCAATGCGCTGGCTATTACCGCGATTACGGTTATTGGCCAATGCATGGGGCAGCGAAATATCGAGGATGCCCGGAAGTTCACACGATCCTTCCTGTGGTTGTCCACGGCTTGCCTGTTCGTGATGGCTTGTCTAATGCTGCCGCTCTTTTATCCGCTGGTTGGGCTGTTCCATCCTCCGGCTGAGATTGTGGACGATATCCTCATCATTACGATTATTAATGCACTTATGCAGGTTGTGTTCTGGTCCATCAGCTTTATCATGCCGTCGGCCCTCCGGGCGGCGGGCGACTCGAAGTTTACGTCGGTCGTATCGCTGCTGTCGATGTGGCTGTTCCGTATTGTGCTTGGTTATCTGCTCGCGATCGTATTCGACTTCGGCATTATCGGAGTCTGGCTTGCGATGAACCTCGAGTGGGGCGTAAGGGGAGCTATCTTCCTCTGGCGCTTCCGCGGCAAGAAGTGGTACCGGCACCGGTTGATTGACTAG
- a CDS encoding ABC transporter substrate-binding protein encodes MRKSIPALLTLIILAVMISACSGNNNGGNTAGNNSEASPSNTAAADQAKDGGNLILGVQADPVVLNPIYAGDRVSLTIDQALYAPLFQVNNGKKTFYLADSLEPSADNLTYTLKLKSGLTWHDGQPLTADDVVFTFDTILDEKQNSFFRENLILGGKPIKAVKVDDTTVEFQLPQVNPAFEATLVQLTPIPKHIFEGEANIEKSTKNNTPVGSGAFKFKEYKTGEYVTLERFDNYFGGKPHLDSITYRIAKDANAANLALQNGEINVKYLDPQDVSTIESTGNFDIQAYSEGRLAYLLFNEDSDTGALKKKEVRQAISYALSRDELIQTVYGSSEYADPAKSFVTPDGLFQTNDVTSYDNDVNKAKELLASAGESNLKLRFIVSSGNKAQEAAALYIQQKLKAVGITVELQSMDASAYGQKFVDLKSKDYELSYAGYIMGYDPDAYRILYTTGSNSNYARYSNPEVDKLFEQGAGEADATKRGEAYQQLQKTIADDAPIYPVGYTKTIVAIDKRFGGLNEAVLKPVVIFEDPSKLYMK; translated from the coding sequence ATGCGCAAAAGCATTCCCGCTTTACTTACCCTCATTATTCTAGCAGTAATGATTAGTGCTTGCAGCGGCAACAACAATGGTGGCAACACTGCAGGCAACAATTCCGAAGCATCGCCTTCGAACACGGCGGCAGCCGATCAAGCGAAGGACGGCGGCAACCTGATCCTGGGTGTACAAGCCGACCCCGTTGTTCTTAACCCAATCTATGCAGGCGACCGTGTCAGCCTGACAATCGACCAAGCTCTCTACGCTCCACTGTTCCAAGTGAACAACGGCAAGAAAACCTTCTACCTGGCTGACAGCCTTGAGCCTTCGGCTGACAACCTGACTTATACACTGAAGCTGAAAAGCGGCCTGACTTGGCATGACGGTCAACCACTGACAGCTGACGACGTTGTCTTCACGTTCGATACGATTCTCGACGAGAAGCAAAACAGCTTCTTCCGCGAGAACCTGATCCTGGGCGGCAAGCCGATCAAAGCGGTTAAGGTTGACGACACTACGGTTGAATTCCAACTGCCGCAAGTAAACCCGGCGTTCGAAGCAACTCTCGTGCAATTGACTCCTATTCCTAAGCATATTTTCGAAGGCGAAGCGAATATCGAGAAAAGCACAAAAAATAACACGCCTGTTGGTTCCGGCGCATTCAAGTTCAAAGAGTACAAAACAGGCGAGTACGTAACGCTTGAGCGTTTCGATAACTACTTCGGCGGCAAGCCGCATCTGGATTCGATCACTTACCGTATCGCGAAGGATGCCAATGCAGCTAACCTGGCTCTGCAAAACGGCGAAATCAACGTGAAATACCTGGATCCGCAAGACGTATCCACAATCGAAAGCACGGGCAATTTCGATATTCAAGCTTACTCCGAAGGCCGTCTGGCTTACCTGCTCTTTAATGAAGACAGCGACACTGGCGCCCTGAAGAAAAAAGAAGTTCGCCAAGCGATCTCTTACGCTCTGAGCCGCGATGAGCTGATCCAGACGGTATATGGTTCGAGCGAATATGCAGATCCTGCCAAATCGTTCGTAACACCGGATGGCCTGTTCCAAACGAATGACGTCACTTCCTATGACAACGATGTAAATAAAGCAAAAGAATTGCTGGCTTCCGCCGGCGAAAGCAACCTGAAGCTCCGCTTCATCGTATCGAGCGGCAATAAAGCGCAAGAAGCTGCTGCCCTGTACATTCAGCAAAAGCTGAAAGCCGTTGGCATCACGGTTGAACTGCAAAGCATGGACGCTTCCGCGTACGGTCAGAAGTTTGTTGACCTGAAATCGAAAGACTACGAGCTGTCCTATGCAGGCTATATCATGGGCTATGACCCGGACGCTTACCGTATCCTTTACACAACGGGTTCGAACTCCAACTACGCTCGCTACTCCAATCCTGAAGTAGACAAGCTGTTCGAGCAAGGCGCTGGCGAAGCTGACGCAACAAAACGCGGCGAGGCTTACCAACAGCTGCAAAAAACAATCGCGGATGACGCGCCTATCTACCCTGTCGGTTATACAAAAACAATCGTTGCGATCGACAAACGTTTCGGCGGCCTGAATGAAGCTGTTCTGAAACCGGTCGTAATCTTCGAAGATCCGTCCAAGTTGTACATGAAGTAA